One region of Eupeodes corollae chromosome 1, idEupCoro1.1, whole genome shotgun sequence genomic DNA includes:
- the LOC129941529 gene encoding uncharacterized protein LOC129941529 isoform X2, giving the protein MSESADINSESVEVLRERLSSMKRLMAERNSQQSSPASTEEIWSRTRRTSTGIIDGNFLSVAFGGALLVIVTVSVYAFYNLYNAILKKFPSHHEEL; this is encoded by the exons atgtctgaATCTGCAG ATATCAATTCAGAATCCGTAGAAGTCCTTCGTGAACGTCTTAGTTCCATGAAACGACTAATGGCAGAACGAAATAGTCAACAATCCTCGCCAGCTAGTACCGAAGAAATTTGGTCCAGAACTCGTCGCACTTCGACTGGAATAATTGATGGAAATTTTCTTAGTGTAGCCTTTGGAGGTGCTTTGCTAGTGATTGTCACTGTTTCGGTTTATGCATTCTATAATTTATACAATgcgattttaaagaaatttcctTCACATCACGAAGaactataa
- the LOC129945298 gene encoding uncharacterized protein LOC129945298, with protein sequence MLNKLKRSFKAKKDPQQFLQCGIGENKFKMILLNEPNPQINAPEEKPHFLPSGFKPISASTPKRSRESFKIIEEPSPVLSRVSPAPRLKMSQFIGQIPQKNARSSFTSSPFH encoded by the exons atgttgaataaattAAAGAGATCTTTCAAAGCCAAAAAAGATCCTCAACAATTTCTTCAATGTGGAATTGGAgagaataaattcaaaatgattttgctGAATGAACCAAATCCCCAAATTAATGCTCCTGag GAGAAACCACATTTCCTGCCATCTGGATTCAAACCAATATCTGCATCGACTCCAAAGAGATCTCgagaatcatttaaaattattgaagaaCCTTCACCAGTATTAAGTCGAGTATCACCAGCACCACGTCTTAAAATGTCACAATTTATTGGTCAGATTCCTCAAAAAAATGCTAGATCATCATTTACGTCATCACCG tTCCATTAA
- the LOC129941650 gene encoding uncharacterized protein LOC129941650 — protein MPEPVSEDLDSESVEVLRERLSSMKRLMAEQRNSQKSSSTASTEEIWSRARRSSTGIIDGNFLSFAFGATLIGIISVAFYIFYSLYQAVLKKFPSQHTEL, from the exons ATGCCTGAACCTGTATCAG AAGACTTAGATTCTGAATCTGTTGAAGTCCTGCGAGAGCGTTTGAGTTCAATGAAACGTTTGATGGCAGAACAGCGCAACAGCCAGAAATCATCTTCAACAGCAAGTACTGAAGAAATATGGTCCAGAGCTCGAAGATCATCGACCGGAATAATTGATGGAAACTTTCTTAGTTTTGCATTTGGTGCTACATTAATTGGAATTATAAGtgtagctttttatattttctacagCTTGTATCAAGCTGTATTGAAGAAATTTCCATCTCAGCACACCGAATTGTAA
- the LOC129941529 gene encoding uncharacterized protein LOC129941529 isoform X1 has product MSESAEDINSESVEVLRERLSSMKRLMAERNSQQSSPASTEEIWSRTRRTSTGIIDGNFLSVAFGGALLVIVTVSVYAFYNLYNAILKKFPSHHEEL; this is encoded by the exons atgtctgaATCTGCAG AAGATATCAATTCAGAATCCGTAGAAGTCCTTCGTGAACGTCTTAGTTCCATGAAACGACTAATGGCAGAACGAAATAGTCAACAATCCTCGCCAGCTAGTACCGAAGAAATTTGGTCCAGAACTCGTCGCACTTCGACTGGAATAATTGATGGAAATTTTCTTAGTGTAGCCTTTGGAGGTGCTTTGCTAGTGATTGTCACTGTTTCGGTTTATGCATTCTATAATTTATACAATgcgattttaaagaaatttcctTCACATCACGAAGaactataa
- the LOC129940695 gene encoding uncharacterized protein LOC129940695 isoform X2 yields the protein MKPRRRPKRSASCESWDSFQKPLRHILNRTTVRDLNTTEQILKLIFDFDVNSKNNDSIDEAFQTFQNYIKVQALRKASETVVDWNTLKQTFLMDTSQTEENYVDRNSDVVLSPPPPPETKSAGSFEVLATSHSSKSLITPTPFNCEMKSMANHMEPTTTTVDGSVEPIVGDSNLTENNISINSVLDFNSSSSTETNDDLSIFNNVDPIKSNDLLMFSKNLESFKKRCEVRKLKTKKPKKSFFRSKKTNFKRTASPFLNNETFLKLKNLSKNSRRSCGSRTSQFEEDFQMSKFEEDFQQFLKTSIQQKNKVPKIQLFTQAKPSSNNLEKLISNDIITRENVKPQPRTSFIESFETDNILEWFEQYNKKAEQTVDDSNLFLRISIDSS from the exons ATGAAACCTCGTAGGCGGCCGAAGCGTAGTGCTTCCTGTGAATCATGGGATTCTTTTCAAAAGCCGTTAAGACATATTTTGAATAGGACAACAGTTAGAGATTTAAATACCACCgaacaaatcttaaaattaatttttgactttgatgtaaattcgaaaaataacgACAGCATCGATGAAGCTTTTCAAACGTTTCAAAACTACATCAAAGTGCAAGCTTTAAGAAAGGCTTCGGAAACCGTTGTTGATTGGAATACGTTGAAACAAACATTCTTGATGGACACCTCTCAGACCGAGGAAAATTATGTTGATAGAAACAGTGATGTTGTGTTATCACCACCGCCACCGCCGGAAACGAAAAGTGCTGGATCATTTGAG GTTTTGGCCACATCACATTCTTCTAAGTCTCTTATTACACCTACTCCGTTTAATTGTGAAATGAAATCTATGGCAAATCACATggaaccaacaacaacaactgttgATGGGAGTGTAGAACCTATTG TTGGTGATTCTAATTTAACCGAAAATAATATCAGCATCAACTCtgttttggattttaattcttCCTCATCAACTGAAACTAACGATGATTTGagtatatttaataatgttgacCCCATCAAAAGTAAtgatttattaatgttttcaaaGAATTTGGAATCATTTAAGAAAAGATGTGAAGTGCGCAAACTTAAGAcg aaaaaaccaaaaaagtcgTTTTTCAGatctaaaaaaactaatttcaaaagaACAGCTTCTCCCTTTTTGAACAACGAAACCTTTTTGAAACTAAAGAATTTAAGCAAGAATAGCAGACGTTCTTGTGGTTCAAGAACGAGTCAATTTGAAGAAGATTTTCAAATGAGTAAATTTGAAGAGGATTTCCAACAATTTCTAAAAACTtccatacaacaaaaaaataag GTTCccaaaatacaactttttacaCAAGCTAAACCttcttcaaacaatttagaaaaactaatttcaaatgATATCATAACAAGAGAAAATGTTAAACCTCAGCCAAGAACTTCAT TTATAGAGTCATTTGAAACTGATAACATCTTGGAGTGGTTTGAGCAGTACAACAAAAAAGCCGAACAAACGGTTGATGattccaatttgtttttgagaatatCAATTGATAGTTCATAA
- the LOC129940929 gene encoding tetraspanin-33-like, producing MSNYRHGYCGIEVRDMHPRISHNFTYVSSCVKYMIFMLNFIFWLFGGLLMGIGLYAFKEKWESTGWVRLESFYDVVLNISLVMMIAGIVIFVVSFAGCLGALRENTCLLKFYSMCLLLFFLFEMAIAIMGFVFPHNMNSFLEDSFTDKIIHTYRDDPDLQNLIDFAQQEFKCCGLSNAGYQDWSKNEYFNCSSPSVEKCGVPYSCCINATDISSGLVNIMCGYDVQGQSVAAASKRIWTSGCIEIVRVWAERNLYTIAGVALGIALIQLFVIYLAKTLEGQIDLQKSRWAA from the coding sequence ATGAGTAATTATCGTCACGGCTACTGTGGAATTGAAGTACGCGATATGCATCCGAGAATCTCCCATAACTTCACCTACGTTAGTTCATGTGTCAAATACATGATATTCATGTTGAACTTTATATTTTGGTTATTCGGGGGGCTTCTCATGGGCATTGGTTTGTACGCCTTCAAAGAGAAATGGGAATCGACTGGGTGGGTGCGTTTGGAGAGCTTCTACGATGTTGTGCTGAATATTTCTCTTGTGATGATGATTGCTGGAATTGTCATCTTTGTTGTCAGCTTTGCTGGCTGCCTTGGTGCTCTGCGGGAGAATACTTGTCTGCTTAAGTTTTATTCGATGTGTTTGCTTCTGTTTTTCCTCTTCGAGATGGCTATTGCCATAATGGGCTTTGTTTTCCCGCACAATATGAATTCTTTTCTTGAGGATTCCTTCACTGACAAGATAATTCACACCTATCGTGACGATCCAGACCTGCAGAATCTCATTGACTTTGCTCAGCAGGAGTTCAAGTGCTGCGGCTTGAGCAATGCAGGCTACCAGGACTGGAGCAAGAACGAATACTTCAATTGCTCATCGCCCAGTGTTGAAAAGTGTGGAGTGCCGTACAGTTGCTGCATCAATGCTACCGACATAAGCTCCGGTTTGGTTAACATTATGTGTGGCTATGATGTGCAAGGACAGTCAGTTGCAGCAGCTAGCAAACGCATATGGACCAGTGGATGCATCGAAATCGTTCGCGTCTGGGCCGAAAGGAATCTCTATACAATTGCTGGTGTGGCCCTGGGTATTGCTCTCATTCAGCTTTTCGTCATCTATCTGGCCAAGACTCTCGAGGGCCAGATTGACCTCCAGAAGTCCCGCTGGGCGGCGTGA
- the LOC129940695 gene encoding uncharacterized protein LOC129940695 isoform X1 produces MKPRRRPKRSASCESWDSFQKPLRHILNRTTVRDLNTTEQILKLIFDFDVNSKNNDSIDEAFQTFQNYIKVQALRKASETVVDWNTLKQTFLMDTSQTEENYVDRNSDVVLSPPPPPETKSAGSFEVLATSHSSKSLITPTPFNCEMKSMANHMEPTTTTVDGSVEPIGLFGDSNLTENNISINSVLDFNSSSSTETNDDLSIFNNVDPIKSNDLLMFSKNLESFKKRCEVRKLKTKKPKKSFFRSKKTNFKRTASPFLNNETFLKLKNLSKNSRRSCGSRTSQFEEDFQMSKFEEDFQQFLKTSIQQKNKVPKIQLFTQAKPSSNNLEKLISNDIITRENVKPQPRTSFIESFETDNILEWFEQYNKKAEQTVDDSNLFLRISIDSS; encoded by the exons ATGAAACCTCGTAGGCGGCCGAAGCGTAGTGCTTCCTGTGAATCATGGGATTCTTTTCAAAAGCCGTTAAGACATATTTTGAATAGGACAACAGTTAGAGATTTAAATACCACCgaacaaatcttaaaattaatttttgactttgatgtaaattcgaaaaataacgACAGCATCGATGAAGCTTTTCAAACGTTTCAAAACTACATCAAAGTGCAAGCTTTAAGAAAGGCTTCGGAAACCGTTGTTGATTGGAATACGTTGAAACAAACATTCTTGATGGACACCTCTCAGACCGAGGAAAATTATGTTGATAGAAACAGTGATGTTGTGTTATCACCACCGCCACCGCCGGAAACGAAAAGTGCTGGATCATTTGAG GTTTTGGCCACATCACATTCTTCTAAGTCTCTTATTACACCTACTCCGTTTAATTGTGAAATGAAATCTATGGCAAATCACATggaaccaacaacaacaactgttgATGGGAGTGTAGAACCTATTGGTTTGT TTGGTGATTCTAATTTAACCGAAAATAATATCAGCATCAACTCtgttttggattttaattcttCCTCATCAACTGAAACTAACGATGATTTGagtatatttaataatgttgacCCCATCAAAAGTAAtgatttattaatgttttcaaaGAATTTGGAATCATTTAAGAAAAGATGTGAAGTGCGCAAACTTAAGAcg aaaaaaccaaaaaagtcgTTTTTCAGatctaaaaaaactaatttcaaaagaACAGCTTCTCCCTTTTTGAACAACGAAACCTTTTTGAAACTAAAGAATTTAAGCAAGAATAGCAGACGTTCTTGTGGTTCAAGAACGAGTCAATTTGAAGAAGATTTTCAAATGAGTAAATTTGAAGAGGATTTCCAACAATTTCTAAAAACTtccatacaacaaaaaaataag GTTCccaaaatacaactttttacaCAAGCTAAACCttcttcaaacaatttagaaaaactaatttcaaatgATATCATAACAAGAGAAAATGTTAAACCTCAGCCAAGAACTTCAT TTATAGAGTCATTTGAAACTGATAACATCTTGGAGTGGTTTGAGCAGTACAACAAAAAAGCCGAACAAACGGTTGATGattccaatttgtttttgagaatatCAATTGATAGTTCATAA
- the LOC129940695 gene encoding uncharacterized protein LOC129940695 isoform X3, whose product MKPRRRPKRSASCESWDSFQKPLRHILNRTTVRDLNTTEQILKLIFDFDVNSKNNDSIDEAFQTFQNYIKVQALRKASETVVDWNTLKQTFLMDTSQTEENYVDRNSDVVLSPPPPPETKSAGSFEVLATSHSSKSLITPTPFNCEMKSMANHMEPTTTTVDGSVEPIGLFGDSNLTENNISINSVLDFNSSSSTETNDDLSIFNNVDPIKSNDLLMFSKNLESFKKRCEVRKLKTVPKIQLFTQAKPSSNNLEKLISNDIITRENVKPQPRTSFIESFETDNILEWFEQYNKKAEQTVDDSNLFLRISIDSS is encoded by the exons ATGAAACCTCGTAGGCGGCCGAAGCGTAGTGCTTCCTGTGAATCATGGGATTCTTTTCAAAAGCCGTTAAGACATATTTTGAATAGGACAACAGTTAGAGATTTAAATACCACCgaacaaatcttaaaattaatttttgactttgatgtaaattcgaaaaataacgACAGCATCGATGAAGCTTTTCAAACGTTTCAAAACTACATCAAAGTGCAAGCTTTAAGAAAGGCTTCGGAAACCGTTGTTGATTGGAATACGTTGAAACAAACATTCTTGATGGACACCTCTCAGACCGAGGAAAATTATGTTGATAGAAACAGTGATGTTGTGTTATCACCACCGCCACCGCCGGAAACGAAAAGTGCTGGATCATTTGAG GTTTTGGCCACATCACATTCTTCTAAGTCTCTTATTACACCTACTCCGTTTAATTGTGAAATGAAATCTATGGCAAATCACATggaaccaacaacaacaactgttgATGGGAGTGTAGAACCTATTGGTTTGT TTGGTGATTCTAATTTAACCGAAAATAATATCAGCATCAACTCtgttttggattttaattcttCCTCATCAACTGAAACTAACGATGATTTGagtatatttaataatgttgacCCCATCAAAAGTAAtgatttattaatgttttcaaaGAATTTGGAATCATTTAAGAAAAGATGTGAAGTGCGCAAACTTAAGAcg GTTCccaaaatacaactttttacaCAAGCTAAACCttcttcaaacaatttagaaaaactaatttcaaatgATATCATAACAAGAGAAAATGTTAAACCTCAGCCAAGAACTTCAT TTATAGAGTCATTTGAAACTGATAACATCTTGGAGTGGTTTGAGCAGTACAACAAAAAAGCCGAACAAACGGTTGATGattccaatttgtttttgagaatatCAATTGATAGTTCATAA